The Vibrio tarriae genome includes a window with the following:
- a CDS encoding HD domain-containing phosphohydrolase, which yields MSVKRQIKKISIKYKVGSLFLIATTLTALVAISLQFYFGKQESQEKVLSKLTMASTVIGEHVNEIALRASNNVRILNNISIVDGQKFSQNQVLEIFVEILRHNPLFYSIYYGKENEDFYQIINLDSFANIRQSMNASEDERWVVVNIHGYGDKRTRMTHYFNEQLVLTRSMSEPSGYFPTQRPWYVMAKANEVNKTEPYLFQHLKVTGQTYSMMSKDAVIGIDIVLSSMASKLGVEALGLGHKKDIEAYLINREGEIIASNRHQLFKNSELPEVTPLPLSPAQQQLVNQAGSLKVSNQTDWFPYDFANAGEPQGYTIDLLNMVAQMTGLKLEYMNGFNIDDLSQRFQQGDLDILNGVSVESNEHVLFSAPLVSDRPALLKEQNRAEWPEIVGVVRGQQWHIQATPQVKWVEFDDINQAVEAFRSGVVDGIYNTYWVLNSLNLTGVQRKTEIQILDNLPQIPIALAMKSENVELLKLINQAFASITPEQHTWLQNKWFSRQSIVSRWVPYSVLYEASQQPAYQGRMLPITVLDKKRYLYVVPVSNQQEYFAVLIPQQLVTEQVLTQLWKSLSITVGVMLILLPIAWWFGTPIVKPIIQLIHETNKIKRREFDDVQWVDSQIKEISELSTAMTDMVKEIIRHEKAQEEFVEAFIQLIAGAIDDKSSYTAGHCNRVPELGMMLAKAVEEAGDGKFKDFRFADAKEWREFRIAAWLHDCGKITTPEHIVDKGSKLEANYNRIHEIRTRFEVLWRDAQIEALQSQLNGTSKVQAEEACKQRQEKLQEEFAFIANANVGSEFMSEESLLRIREIAAQTWVRHFDDRLGLSPVEEMNKPANTATLPTTEQLLMDRPEHVIHRERAANFDPKFGIKIDVPEHLYNLGEIYNLSIRAGTLTAEDRYKINEHMISGIKMLESLPFPKELSRVPRYASTHHETLKGTGYPRKLSAEELSIPERILVIADIFEALTAADRPYKKAKPLSVAVDIMYKMACDQHIDKDLFLLFLKQGVHLEYARIFLPEKQIDEVNIEQYFQQEIVA from the coding sequence ATGAGTGTTAAACGCCAGATTAAAAAGATCTCTATAAAATATAAAGTCGGGTCACTGTTTTTGATTGCAACGACATTAACGGCGCTAGTGGCGATCTCTTTGCAGTTTTACTTTGGTAAACAAGAATCACAAGAGAAAGTCTTAAGTAAGCTGACTATGGCTTCGACGGTAATTGGCGAACATGTCAATGAGATTGCTCTGCGTGCGTCGAATAATGTGCGAATTCTAAATAACATTTCTATTGTCGATGGCCAGAAATTTTCGCAAAACCAAGTGCTTGAAATATTTGTAGAAATTCTACGCCATAATCCGCTCTTTTATAGCATCTACTATGGAAAGGAAAATGAAGATTTCTATCAAATCATTAATTTAGATTCATTCGCGAATATTCGCCAAAGTATGAATGCTTCAGAAGATGAACGTTGGGTTGTGGTCAATATTCATGGTTATGGCGATAAACGAACACGAATGACACATTATTTTAATGAGCAGTTGGTGTTGACACGTAGCATGTCCGAGCCAAGTGGATATTTTCCTACTCAGCGTCCTTGGTATGTGATGGCAAAAGCTAATGAAGTCAATAAAACTGAACCTTACTTATTTCAGCATCTCAAGGTTACCGGACAAACGTATTCAATGATGAGCAAAGATGCCGTGATTGGCATCGATATTGTACTTTCATCAATGGCTTCAAAATTGGGTGTAGAAGCGCTTGGCTTAGGACACAAAAAAGATATAGAAGCGTATTTGATCAACCGAGAGGGAGAAATTATCGCTTCTAACCGTCATCAGCTATTCAAAAATAGCGAATTACCTGAAGTTACTCCCTTACCTCTTTCTCCTGCTCAGCAACAGCTCGTGAATCAAGCCGGTTCACTCAAAGTTTCCAATCAAACCGATTGGTTTCCTTATGATTTTGCCAATGCTGGTGAGCCCCAAGGTTATACGATTGACCTTCTGAATATGGTTGCCCAAATGACAGGGTTGAAACTGGAATATATGAATGGTTTCAATATTGATGACCTTTCACAACGATTCCAGCAGGGTGACCTAGACATTCTCAATGGGGTGTCGGTAGAAAGTAATGAACATGTTTTATTTAGTGCTCCGTTAGTCTCTGATCGTCCGGCATTACTAAAAGAACAGAATAGGGCTGAGTGGCCAGAAATAGTGGGTGTGGTGCGTGGCCAGCAGTGGCATATTCAGGCGACCCCACAAGTGAAATGGGTGGAATTTGATGACATCAATCAAGCGGTAGAAGCTTTTCGTTCTGGGGTTGTCGATGGCATCTACAATACGTATTGGGTACTTAATAGTCTCAATTTGACTGGCGTTCAGCGCAAAACGGAAATTCAGATTTTAGATAACCTCCCCCAGATACCCATCGCATTAGCAATGAAGTCAGAAAATGTGGAATTGTTAAAGCTCATCAATCAAGCATTCGCCAGCATTACACCGGAACAACACACTTGGCTGCAAAATAAATGGTTCAGTAGACAATCGATAGTTTCTCGATGGGTTCCTTATTCGGTGTTGTATGAAGCAAGCCAACAGCCAGCATACCAAGGCCGCATGTTGCCAATTACCGTGTTGGATAAAAAACGCTATTTGTATGTAGTGCCTGTCAGTAATCAGCAAGAGTATTTTGCGGTTTTGATCCCGCAACAATTAGTGACTGAACAAGTGCTCACACAGCTTTGGAAATCTCTTTCTATCACAGTCGGGGTGATGCTGATTTTATTACCCATAGCATGGTGGTTCGGCACTCCGATTGTTAAGCCAATTATCCAACTCATTCACGAAACAAACAAAATCAAGCGTCGTGAGTTTGATGACGTTCAATGGGTGGATAGTCAGATTAAAGAAATTTCAGAACTTTCTACCGCAATGACCGACATGGTGAAAGAGATCATTCGTCATGAAAAAGCGCAAGAAGAGTTTGTTGAGGCCTTTATCCAACTGATTGCTGGAGCGATCGACGATAAATCTTCGTACACCGCAGGACATTGTAACCGAGTCCCTGAGTTAGGGATGATGCTTGCCAAAGCGGTGGAAGAAGCCGGTGATGGGAAGTTTAAAGATTTCCGCTTTGCCGATGCGAAAGAGTGGCGCGAGTTCCGCATCGCGGCTTGGTTGCATGATTGCGGGAAAATCACCACGCCAGAGCACATTGTCGATAAAGGCAGTAAATTGGAAGCCAACTACAATCGGATACATGAAATCCGAACTCGTTTTGAGGTGTTATGGCGTGATGCGCAAATCGAGGCTCTCCAAAGCCAGCTAAACGGGACTTCTAAAGTGCAAGCTGAAGAAGCATGCAAGCAGCGTCAGGAGAAATTACAAGAGGAGTTTGCCTTTATCGCCAATGCTAACGTAGGTTCAGAGTTTATGAGCGAAGAGTCACTATTGCGTATTCGAGAAATTGCCGCTCAAACATGGGTACGTCATTTCGATGATCGGCTTGGTTTGTCGCCAGTGGAGGAAATGAATAAACCTGCTAACACAGCAACGTTGCCAACGACTGAGCAACTCTTAATGGATCGACCAGAACACGTTATTCATCGTGAGCGAGCCGCAAATTTTGATCCTAAATTTGGTATAAAAATAGATGTGCCTGAGCATCTCTATAATTTGGGTGAGATCTATAACCTTTCTATCCGTGCAGGCACCTTAACTGCGGAAGATCGTTACAAGATTAATGAACATATGATTAGCGGAATCAAAATGCTGGAATCGCTACCATTCCCTAAAGAGTTAAGTCGAGTTCCTCGATATGCTTCCACACACCACGAGACACTGAAAGGTACCGGTTACCCGCGTAAACTGAGTGCCGAAGAGCTTTCCATCCCCGAGCGAATTTTAGTGATCGCCGATATTTTTGAAGCGTTAACGGCGGCGGATCGCCCGTACAAGAAAGCCAAACCGTTAAGTGTTGCTGTCGACATCATGTATAAAATGGCGTGTGATCAACACATCGATAAAGATCTTTTCTTGCTGTTTTTGAAACAGGGTGTACACCTTGAATATGCGCGTATATTTTTGCCAGAAAAACAGATAGATGAAGTCAATATTGAGCAGTACTTTCAGCAGGAAATAGTCGCGTAA
- a CDS encoding tripartite tricarboxylate transporter substrate binding protein, with protein MLKFFKPSLTAAMLAATFSFSSLAADIEKIHFIVPGGAGGGWDMTARATGDALIKAKLIENASYQNLSGGGGGKAIAHLIETADRQQDTLMINSTPIVIRSLSGVFPQSFRDMTPVAEIVSDYGAFVVAGDSKYTSWEQVVADFKANPKQIKIAGGSARGSMDHLVAAAAFKGQGLDPKEVRYVAYDAGGSAMTALLSGETQVLSTGLGEVLEMSKSGQVRVLAITSPKRLDIAPDIPTLADYGNPTTFVNWRGYFAAPGVSAEKVAEWNEVFKKMFASEEWKVIRDRNGWIDSYKGDKDFYAFLEEQEKQMGDLMRELGFLK; from the coding sequence ATGTTGAAGTTTTTTAAACCCTCACTCACCGCCGCCATGCTGGCCGCTACTTTTTCTTTCTCTTCTCTCGCGGCTGACATTGAAAAAATCCACTTTATCGTACCCGGTGGTGCAGGTGGTGGCTGGGATATGACTGCACGCGCCACTGGCGATGCGCTAATCAAAGCTAAACTGATCGAAAATGCCTCCTACCAAAATCTATCTGGTGGCGGTGGCGGTAAAGCAATTGCACACCTGATTGAAACCGCTGATCGCCAACAAGATACGCTGATGATTAACTCTACCCCGATTGTGATCCGTTCACTCTCTGGTGTGTTTCCTCAATCGTTTCGTGATATGACGCCAGTTGCGGAAATCGTTTCTGACTACGGCGCGTTTGTGGTGGCAGGTGATTCAAAATATACCTCTTGGGAACAAGTGGTTGCAGATTTCAAAGCCAACCCTAAGCAAATCAAAATCGCGGGCGGCTCTGCGCGCGGCAGTATGGACCACTTAGTGGCTGCGGCTGCCTTTAAAGGGCAAGGCTTAGACCCGAAAGAAGTTCGCTATGTCGCTTATGATGCGGGTGGCTCAGCCATGACTGCCCTGCTCTCTGGCGAAACTCAAGTGCTTTCTACAGGCCTGGGTGAAGTTCTCGAGATGTCGAAATCCGGTCAAGTGCGCGTTCTGGCGATTACTTCTCCAAAACGTTTGGACATCGCACCCGATATCCCAACACTTGCAGACTATGGCAACCCAACCACCTTCGTTAACTGGCGTGGCTATTTTGCAGCACCAGGCGTGAGCGCAGAAAAAGTTGCAGAGTGGAACGAAGTGTTTAAGAAGATGTTTGCCAGCGAAGAGTGGAAAGTAATTCGTGATCGTAACGGCTGGATTGACAGCTACAAAGGCGACAAAGATTTTTACGCTTTCCTCGAAGAACAAGAGAAGCAAATGGGCGACCTAATGCGTGAACTCGGCTTCCTGAAGTAA